A stretch of the Haloplanus aerogenes genome encodes the following:
- the ftsY gene encoding signal recognition particle-docking protein FtsY, whose protein sequence is MFDGLKEKLDRFRSDVEESADADTEADSEAEAEVDAESEADAEADTDTVEPAAAAADETADESDDESDGPGRLQRAKAFATGKVVLEEEDLEDPLWNLEMALLESDVEMGVAEAILDQIRSNLIGETKSQMASTGDLVEDALRDALLDVISVGQFDFEERIAEADKPVTIVFTGVNGVGKTTTIAKMAKYLEERGYSSVLANGDTYRAGANEQIREHADALGKRLIAHEQGGDPAAVIYDGVEYAEANDVDVVLGDTAGRLHTSSDLMAQLEKIDRVVAPDLTLFVDEAVAGQDAVERAKQFNDAAEIDGAVLTKADADSQGGAAISVAYVTGKPVLFLGTGQGYDDLDRFDPEELVDDLVG, encoded by the coding sequence ATGTTCGACGGACTGAAAGAGAAGCTGGATCGCTTCCGGAGCGACGTCGAGGAGAGTGCCGACGCCGACACGGAGGCAGACTCTGAGGCGGAGGCCGAAGTCGACGCCGAATCCGAGGCCGACGCCGAGGCCGACACTGATACCGTCGAACCGGCGGCAGCAGCCGCCGACGAGACGGCCGACGAGAGCGACGACGAGTCGGACGGCCCCGGCCGCCTCCAGCGAGCCAAGGCCTTCGCCACCGGCAAGGTCGTCCTCGAAGAGGAGGATCTGGAGGATCCGCTCTGGAACCTCGAGATGGCGCTTCTCGAGAGCGACGTGGAGATGGGTGTCGCCGAAGCCATCCTCGATCAGATTCGCTCCAATCTGATCGGCGAGACCAAATCCCAGATGGCGAGCACCGGCGACCTCGTGGAGGATGCCCTCCGCGACGCGCTCCTCGACGTGATCAGCGTCGGCCAGTTCGACTTCGAGGAGCGCATCGCCGAGGCGGACAAGCCCGTGACCATCGTCTTCACCGGCGTCAACGGCGTCGGCAAGACGACGACCATCGCGAAGATGGCGAAGTATCTGGAGGAGCGGGGGTACTCGTCCGTCCTCGCCAACGGCGACACCTACCGCGCCGGCGCGAACGAGCAGATTCGCGAACACGCCGACGCGCTCGGCAAGCGCCTGATCGCCCACGAGCAGGGCGGCGATCCCGCGGCCGTCATCTACGACGGCGTCGAGTACGCCGAGGCCAACGACGTCGACGTCGTCCTCGGCGACACCGCCGGCCGCCTGCACACCTCCAGCGACCTGATGGCCCAGTTGGAGAAGATCGACCGCGTGGTCGCCCCCGACCTCACCCTCTTCGTCGACGAGGCGGTGGCGGGGCAGGACGCCGTCGAGCGCGCCAAACAGTTCAACGACGCCGCCGAAATCGACGGCGCGGTGTTGACCAAGGCCGACGCCGATTCACAGGGCGGCGCCGCAATCTCCGTCGCCTACGTGACCGGCAAGCCCGTCCTCTTTCTCGGCACCGGACAGGGCTACGACGACCTCGACCGGTTCGATCCCGAGGAACTGGTCGACGACCTCGTCGGGTAG
- a CDS encoding 50S ribosomal protein L39e, with amino-acid sequence MGKKSKAKKKRLAKLERQNSRVPAWVMLKTDRQVTRNPKRRNWRRNDTDE; translated from the coding sequence ATGGGCAAGAAATCGAAGGCGAAGAAGAAGCGCCTCGCGAAGCTGGAGCGACAGAACAGCCGCGTTCCCGCGTGGGTCATGCTCAAGACGGACCGACAGGTAACGCGTAACCCCAAGCGGCGCAACTGGCGTCGGAACGACACGGACGAATAA
- the pfdA gene encoding prefoldin subunit alpha, translating to MGGGGQQQLQQLSQELQAIDEEIEELEAEVQDLRDRQSEIDDAIEAVETLETGSTVQVPLGGGAYIRAEVQDIDEVIVDLGGGYAAEQEQGDAVDALERKKGVLDDRIGDVEDEISELEAESEEIEQQAQQMQQQMQQQQMQQMQQQQQQNDDE from the coding sequence ATGGGCGGTGGCGGTCAGCAGCAACTCCAGCAGCTCTCCCAGGAACTGCAGGCTATCGACGAGGAAATCGAAGAACTCGAGGCCGAGGTTCAGGACCTCCGCGACCGGCAGTCCGAAATCGACGACGCCATCGAGGCCGTCGAGACGCTCGAAACTGGCTCCACCGTGCAGGTTCCCCTCGGCGGCGGCGCGTACATCCGCGCCGAAGTGCAGGACATCGACGAAGTGATCGTCGACCTCGGCGGCGGTTACGCGGCCGAGCAGGAACAGGGTGACGCCGTCGACGCCCTCGAACGCAAGAAGGGTGTGCTCGACGACCGGATCGGCGACGTGGAGGACGAAATCTCCGAACTCGAAGCCGAGAGCGAGGAGATCGAACAGCAGGCCCAGCAGATGCAACAGCAGATGCAGCAACAGCAGATGCAGCAGATGCAGCAGCAACAGCAGCAGAACGACGACGAGTAG
- a CDS encoding translation initiation factor IF-6, translated as MLRASFAGSSYVGVFARATNDCLLVRSDADEDTVADMAAELDVEPVTTMVGGSGTVGALAVGNESGLLVSGRATNREIDALEEATGLPVTELPGRINAAGNVVLANDYGAYVHPDLSREAVQTVKSALDVPVERGDLADVRTVGTAAVATNEGVLCHPKSREPELEAIEEVLDVRADIGTVNYGAPLVGSGLVANDSGYVVGTDTTGPELGRIEETLGYIE; from the coding sequence GTGTTACGCGCCTCCTTCGCTGGATCGTCCTACGTCGGGGTGTTCGCCCGAGCGACCAACGACTGTCTGCTCGTGCGGTCCGACGCCGACGAAGACACCGTCGCCGACATGGCGGCGGAACTCGACGTCGAGCCAGTGACGACGATGGTCGGCGGCTCCGGCACCGTCGGTGCCCTCGCCGTCGGGAACGAGAGCGGCCTGCTCGTCTCGGGTCGGGCGACCAACCGTGAGATCGACGCTCTCGAGGAGGCGACGGGGCTCCCCGTGACGGAACTCCCCGGCCGCATCAACGCCGCCGGCAACGTCGTCCTCGCGAACGACTACGGCGCGTACGTTCACCCGGACCTCAGCCGCGAGGCGGTCCAGACGGTGAAGTCGGCGCTCGACGTACCCGTCGAACGGGGCGACCTCGCCGACGTGCGGACCGTCGGCACCGCCGCCGTCGCGACCAACGAGGGCGTCCTCTGTCACCCCAAATCCCGCGAGCCGGAACTGGAGGCGATCGAAGAGGTCCTCGACGTACGCGCCGACATCGGCACCGTCAACTACGGCGCGCCGCTGGTCGGCTCCGGTCTCGTCGCCAACGATTCGGGCTACGTCGTCGGCACCGACACCACCGGGCCGGAACTGGGCCGCATCGAGGAGACGCTCGGTTACATCGAGTAG
- a CDS encoding 20S proteasome subunit A/B → MSTVLGVTCAGGVVLAGDRVAVSQGHVRSRSRQHVFDFEGVGAAVVGSDVDGFADRLESDLRTYRTERGEVHVDPLTRMASDLATEFDVSVLVAGYDDGGTPQLRSITADGSSTDDDLAAFGSGAPVALGALEASHDPDATLDDAETLARGALHAAAERDAGTGDDIDSYGLPA, encoded by the coding sequence ATGAGCACCGTCCTCGGCGTGACGTGTGCGGGTGGTGTCGTCCTCGCGGGTGACCGCGTGGCCGTGAGTCAGGGGCACGTCCGCAGTCGCTCGCGCCAGCACGTATTCGACTTCGAGGGCGTCGGCGCGGCCGTCGTCGGGAGCGACGTGGACGGCTTCGCCGACCGCCTAGAGAGCGACCTTCGCACGTATCGAACGGAACGGGGCGAGGTTCACGTCGACCCGCTGACTCGGATGGCGAGCGACCTCGCCACCGAGTTCGACGTGTCCGTCCTCGTCGCCGGTTACGACGACGGCGGGACCCCACAGCTACGGTCTATCACGGCCGACGGCAGCAGTACCGACGACGATCTGGCGGCGTTCGGGAGCGGTGCCCCGGTCGCGCTGGGGGCGCTCGAAGCGAGCCACGACCCCGACGCGACGCTCGACGACGCCGAGACCCTCGCCCGCGGCGCCCTCCACGCGGCCGCCGAACGTGACGCCGGTACCGGCGACGACATCGACAGCTACGGACTCCCGGCCTGA
- the rpl18a gene encoding 50S ribosomal protein L18Ae: protein MSEFVVSGRFQDRTGHREFEKTVEAPNENVAREHTLSQLGSEHGLKRMQVEISGVSAA from the coding sequence ATGAGTGAGTTCGTCGTCAGCGGGCGCTTTCAGGATAGAACCGGACACCGCGAGTTCGAGAAGACTGTCGAGGCTCCCAACGAGAATGTCGCGCGCGAGCACACGCTCTCGCAGCTCGGGAGCGAACACGGTCTCAAACGCATGCAGGTAGAGATCAGCGGGGTGAGCGCAGCATGA
- a CDS encoding 50S ribosomal protein L31e, which yields MSANDFEERVVTVPLRDARAAPSNERADKAMSLVREHLAKHFKVEESEVRLDPSVNEAVWEQGRNNPPSKLRVRAARFVEDGEPTVEAETAD from the coding sequence ATGAGCGCGAACGACTTCGAGGAGCGCGTCGTCACCGTCCCGCTCCGCGACGCACGGGCGGCACCGTCGAACGAGCGCGCCGACAAGGCGATGTCGCTCGTCCGCGAGCACCTCGCGAAGCATTTCAAAGTCGAGGAGAGCGAGGTTCGCCTGGACCCCAGCGTCAACGAGGCGGTGTGGGAACAGGGGCGGAACAACCCGCCGAGCAAACTCCGAGTTCGCGCGGCCCGCTTCGTCGAGGACGGAGAACCGACCGTCGAAGCCGAGACCGCCGACTAA